One genomic window of Actinoplanes lobatus includes the following:
- the flgB gene encoding flagellar basal body rod protein FlgB gives MFDDRSSSALRVAVTGLAARQQAIANNIANIETPGYQARKVKFEEALQSAVTQGRSPAEVTPSVLRSLEPTRLNGNNVNLDEETLSHIDTTMRYNLAIRALDGKYSLLREAIKGA, from the coding sequence TTGTTCGACGACCGCTCGTCGTCCGCACTGCGGGTCGCGGTGACCGGACTGGCCGCACGCCAGCAGGCCATCGCCAACAACATCGCCAACATCGAGACCCCCGGGTACCAGGCCCGTAAGGTCAAATTCGAGGAGGCGCTGCAAAGCGCCGTCACCCAGGGCCGGTCACCGGCCGAGGTGACCCCGAGCGTGCTGAGGTCGCTGGAGCCCACCCGGCTGAACGGGAACAACGTCAACCTCGACGAGGAGACGTTGTCGCACATCGACACCACGATGCGTTACAACCTCGCCATCCGGGCGCTGGACGGCAAGTACAGCCTGCTGCGTGAAGCCATCAAGGGGGCCTGA
- the flgK gene encoding flagellar hook-associated protein FlgK: protein MGSTFGGINTALTSLYAQRRGLDVTGQNIANANTEGYSRQRVTMRSLNTNTVPGMYSMSNEAGAGVVVSSVDRLRSAGLDQRSYIEHGTSAYHTERAGSYGLIEEVFAEPSDTALQARLQDLWDGWNAVAMNPGQAAPKAALLEQATTAAASLNDAAASLNNQYTTNRTGLDIRTAEVNKTAAEIAKLNKEIVVATAAGLQPNELADQRGQLMLKLSDMIGATAQTLPNGSMNVYVGNAALVSEFTSQAIEVAPGSATRLEDLATTGVNLRWVDTGLPVNAGGTMGAQMELLSKGGTLDEISGRLDKVAAALAKTVNDLHSTGYSIDGTTGMNLFIAGGGVPAGTPITAANIAVGITDTRQLAVSAGDPTGTPPVLDGSIADSLSDLGASKSGADAEYQSLIGDLGVVAQSSMRRRDIQVSVTEQVDAARDAESGVNLDEEMTNLLTYQRGYEAASRVLTTIDSMLDQLINRTGLVGR from the coding sequence ATGGGCAGCACCTTCGGCGGTATCAACACCGCGCTCACGTCGCTCTACGCGCAGCGCCGCGGCCTGGACGTGACCGGCCAGAACATCGCGAACGCGAATACCGAGGGATACAGCCGGCAGCGGGTGACGATGCGCTCGCTGAACACCAACACGGTGCCCGGCATGTACTCCATGTCGAATGAGGCCGGCGCCGGTGTCGTGGTCTCGTCGGTCGATCGGCTGCGCAGCGCGGGGCTGGACCAGCGCAGCTACATCGAACACGGGACCTCGGCCTATCACACCGAGCGGGCCGGATCGTACGGACTGATCGAGGAGGTCTTCGCCGAGCCGAGCGACACCGCACTCCAGGCTCGCCTCCAGGACCTGTGGGACGGCTGGAACGCCGTCGCCATGAACCCCGGCCAGGCCGCGCCCAAGGCGGCACTGCTCGAACAGGCCACGACCGCGGCGGCGTCGCTCAACGACGCGGCCGCCTCGCTGAACAACCAGTACACGACCAACCGGACCGGGCTGGACATCCGTACCGCTGAGGTGAACAAGACCGCCGCGGAGATCGCGAAGCTGAACAAGGAGATCGTGGTGGCCACCGCGGCCGGCCTCCAGCCGAACGAACTGGCCGACCAGCGTGGGCAGCTGATGCTGAAACTGTCCGACATGATCGGTGCGACGGCGCAGACCCTGCCGAACGGCTCGATGAACGTCTACGTCGGTAACGCCGCTCTGGTCAGCGAGTTCACCTCCCAGGCGATCGAGGTCGCGCCCGGTAGCGCGACGCGGCTCGAGGATCTCGCCACCACCGGGGTCAACCTGCGATGGGTGGACACCGGACTTCCGGTGAACGCCGGCGGGACCATGGGCGCCCAGATGGAGCTGCTCAGCAAGGGCGGCACGCTGGACGAGATCTCCGGGCGGCTGGACAAGGTGGCCGCCGCCCTGGCGAAGACCGTCAACGACCTGCACAGCACCGGGTACAGCATCGACGGCACGACCGGGATGAACCTCTTCATCGCGGGCGGTGGTGTCCCGGCCGGCACCCCGATCACCGCGGCCAACATCGCGGTCGGCATCACCGACACGAGGCAGCTGGCGGTCTCCGCGGGGGATCCCACCGGGACGCCACCGGTGCTCGACGGATCGATCGCGGACAGCCTCTCCGATCTGGGCGCCTCCAAGAGCGGAGCCGACGCCGAATACCAGTCGCTGATCGGCGACCTCGGTGTGGTCGCCCAGTCGTCGATGCGGCGGCGGGACATTCAGGTCTCGGTGACCGAGCAGGTGGACGCGGCACGTGACGCGGAGTCCGGGGTCAACCTCGATGAGGAGATGACCAACCTGCTGACCTACCAGCGCGGATACGAGGCGGCCTCACGCGTCCTCACCACGATCGACTCGATGCTTGACCAATTGATCAACCGTACCGGCCTCGTCGGTAGGTAA
- a CDS encoding flagellin N-terminal helical domain-containing protein: MGLRINQNIAAQNAYRNLSVSDGQMSKQLEKLSSGFRINRAADDAAGLSISEGLRSQVGGLKVATRNAQDAISVVQTAEGALSEVTSMVQRMRDLAVQSNSAAMDPAAKAASQAEVTELASEITRISQTTTFGTTKLLDGTFNGDFQVGANTSTDDVLNVTIGAMDSATLGIDALQLDTAANSTAAIDALDTALTTITTQRANLGASQNRFEHTINNLNTTVENLSASESRIRDADMATEMVSFTRSQILTQAGTAMLSQANQSSQGVLSLLR, from the coding sequence ATGGGTCTTCGCATCAACCAGAACATCGCGGCGCAGAACGCCTACCGCAACCTCTCCGTCTCCGACGGTCAGATGTCGAAGCAGCTGGAGAAGCTGTCCAGCGGTTTCCGCATCAACCGCGCGGCGGACGACGCGGCCGGCCTCTCGATCTCCGAGGGTCTGCGCTCGCAGGTCGGTGGCCTCAAGGTCGCCACCCGCAACGCCCAGGACGCGATCAGCGTCGTACAGACCGCTGAGGGTGCCCTGAGCGAGGTCACCAGCATGGTTCAGCGTATGCGTGACCTGGCGGTCCAGTCGAACAGCGCGGCCATGGACCCCGCTGCCAAGGCGGCGTCGCAGGCCGAGGTCACCGAGCTCGCCAGCGAGATCACCCGAATCAGCCAGACCACGACGTTCGGCACGACGAAGCTGCTCGACGGGACGTTCAACGGCGACTTCCAGGTCGGCGCGAACACGAGCACGGATGACGTGCTCAACGTGACGATCGGCGCGATGGACTCGGCCACCCTGGGCATCGACGCCCTCCAGCTGGACACCGCGGCCAACTCGACGGCCGCCATCGACGCGCTGGACACCGCCCTCACGACGATCACCACCCAGCGTGCCAACCTCGGTGCGTCCCAGAACCGCTTCGAGCACACCATCAACAACCTCAACACGACCGTCGAGAACCTGTCGGCGTCGGAGTCCCGGATCCGTGACGCCGACATGGCCACGGAGATGGTCTCCTTCACCCGTAGCCAGATCCTGACCCAGGCCGGCACGGCCATGCTCTCGCAGGCCAACCAGTCCTCGCAGGGCGTGCTGTCGCTGCTCCGCTGA
- the fliD gene encoding flagellar filament capping protein FliD has product MVSSIDGLVSGLSTSSMISQLMQVEAAPQDKLKAKAQTAQSAQNAYQSVNTKLKAIKTAADAMQSLTTWRSLKTESTSASVTAASTGGMTGMTGSITFDVDQVARAQVSVVKNIDTTATTYPRSFTITTGSWSDSDADGTNDSFTAAGAATTITIPDDQEPTAANIAAAVNAAGLNVRATVVNTNGTDGVLQFAGTKTGAGNGFQVDLSAGGLTAEDTPSQSALLRVNPGTTAEYTVTSDTNTFSGLMPGVAITATKKEAGVTVTATSDAAAVTAKMQAMVDAMNAALTEVKTQTAYNLGTKKGSALTGDSAVREMSQAILGTVSRGLTYDRTLPDQTTETVDFGSLSQFGVGLNRDGQLTFDAAKFTAEYNKDPQKMQQVGSAFAGQVEALADKQTTVITNAVTGRKNEIASLNDQISSWDVRLVNKREALQKQYSGLEVALGKLQNQSTWLSGQLAGLM; this is encoded by the coding sequence GTGGTCAGCTCCATCGACGGTCTCGTCAGTGGTCTCAGCACCTCCTCGATGATCTCGCAGTTGATGCAGGTCGAGGCCGCCCCGCAGGACAAGCTCAAAGCGAAGGCGCAGACCGCGCAGAGCGCGCAGAACGCCTACCAGTCGGTCAACACCAAGCTGAAGGCCATCAAGACGGCCGCGGACGCGATGCAGTCGCTCACCACCTGGCGGTCGCTCAAGACCGAGTCCACCTCGGCGAGCGTCACCGCCGCGTCCACCGGTGGCATGACCGGCATGACCGGCAGCATCACCTTCGACGTGGATCAGGTGGCCCGGGCACAGGTCAGCGTCGTCAAGAACATCGACACCACCGCTACCACCTATCCCCGCTCGTTCACGATCACGACCGGATCGTGGTCGGACAGCGACGCGGACGGGACGAACGACTCGTTCACCGCCGCCGGCGCCGCCACCACGATCACGATTCCCGACGATCAGGAGCCCACGGCCGCCAACATCGCCGCCGCCGTCAACGCGGCCGGGCTCAATGTCCGCGCGACCGTGGTCAACACCAACGGCACCGACGGCGTGCTCCAGTTCGCCGGCACCAAGACCGGCGCGGGCAACGGGTTCCAGGTGGATCTCAGCGCGGGTGGTCTCACCGCCGAGGACACGCCCTCCCAGAGCGCCCTCCTCCGGGTGAACCCGGGTACCACGGCGGAATACACGGTCACCAGCGACACGAACACGTTCAGCGGGCTGATGCCGGGCGTGGCGATCACGGCCACCAAGAAGGAGGCCGGCGTCACCGTCACGGCCACCTCGGACGCCGCCGCCGTCACCGCGAAGATGCAGGCGATGGTGGACGCCATGAACGCGGCGCTCACCGAGGTCAAGACGCAGACCGCGTACAACCTGGGGACGAAGAAGGGCTCGGCGCTGACCGGCGACTCCGCCGTCCGGGAGATGAGCCAGGCCATCCTGGGCACGGTGAGCCGGGGGCTGACCTACGACCGGACCCTGCCCGACCAGACCACCGAGACGGTCGACTTCGGCAGCCTCAGCCAGTTCGGCGTCGGGCTGAACCGGGACGGCCAGCTGACCTTCGACGCGGCCAAGTTCACCGCCGAATACAACAAGGACCCGCAGAAGATGCAGCAGGTCGGCAGCGCGTTCGCCGGCCAGGTGGAGGCTCTCGCCGACAAGCAGACCACGGTGATCACGAATGCCGTCACCGGCCGCAAGAACGAGATCGCCTCGCTGAACGACCAGATCAGCAGCTGGGACGTCCGGCTGGTGAACAAGCGTGAGGCGCTGCAGAAGCAGTACTCAGGCCTGGAAGTCGCACTCGGCAAGCTCCAGAACCAGTCGACCTGGCTGTCCGGGCAGTTGGCCGGCCTGATGTAG
- the fliS gene encoding flagellar export chaperone FliS produces the protein MTVTNHRDRYLQDSINTASPAKLLMMLYDRLVLDLMHGEEALRGGDRESANNRIGHAQEIVLELHASLKVDAWDGAPGLANLYTFLLTELISANVKQDADRVAGCRKLVEPLRDAWREAALAPA, from the coding sequence ATGACCGTGACCAACCACCGCGACCGCTATCTTCAGGACTCGATCAACACGGCTTCGCCGGCGAAGCTGCTGATGATGCTCTACGACCGGCTCGTGCTGGACCTGATGCACGGCGAGGAGGCCCTCCGCGGCGGTGACCGGGAGTCGGCGAACAACCGGATCGGCCACGCGCAGGAGATCGTCCTGGAGCTGCACGCCAGCCTGAAGGTGGACGCGTGGGACGGCGCGCCGGGTCTGGCGAACCTCTACACCTTCCTGCTCACCGAGCTGATCAGCGCGAACGTCAAGCAGGACGCCGACCGGGTGGCCGGTTGCCGGAAGCTGGTGGAACCGCTGCGTGACGCGTGGCGCGAGGCCGCTCTGGCCCCGGCGTGA
- a CDS encoding flagellar protein FlgN translates to MSLTDLASVLWRSRELLEMLLFKLEEEQLLLAANRSRWLSHATREVELVLDQIRQTEVIRATYAQAVATELGLDPEASLGELADAAPDPWSDLLHQHRKAFLLLTSEIQTLADVNRDLLTAGQRAARETMLAFAETVETYGPQGQTVSGGVRRPTLVDEAI, encoded by the coding sequence GTGAGCCTGACCGATCTGGCCAGTGTCCTGTGGCGCTCACGTGAGCTGCTGGAGATGCTCCTCTTCAAGCTGGAGGAGGAGCAGTTGCTGCTCGCCGCCAACCGTTCGCGCTGGCTCAGCCACGCCACCCGCGAGGTGGAGCTGGTGCTCGATCAGATCCGGCAGACCGAGGTCATCCGGGCGACGTACGCCCAGGCGGTGGCAACCGAGCTGGGTCTGGACCCGGAGGCCTCGCTCGGCGAGCTCGCGGACGCCGCCCCGGACCCCTGGTCCGACCTCCTGCACCAGCACCGCAAGGCGTTCCTGCTGCTGACCTCGGAGATCCAGACGCTGGCCGACGTCAACCGTGACCTGCTCACAGCCGGGCAGCGGGCGGCCCGCGAAACCATGCTCGCGTTCGCCGAGACAGTGGAAACGTATGGACCACAGGGACAGACAGTCTCCGGCGGCGTGCGCCGCCCCACCCTGGTAGATGAGGCGATCTGA